The following nucleotide sequence is from Candidatus Flexicrinis affinis.
TGAATCGCCCGTCCTCGCTCACGCGAGCGGCGATGTTCCAGAAGGTCGCCAGCTCCGAGGGTGACAGGATGATCCCGTCCAGATAGTCGTGCTCGGTAAGCGTCGCAAAGTCGTACCCGTACGCATCGCGGTAACGGTGGTAGATTTCATCGACGTCGTTGGTCGCGTCACCATACGCCGAATGCGCGTGCAAGTCGCCAAAGTAGATTGAAAGCGTATCGCCAGTCTGCGTCTGAATCGTCGGACGCGGTTTCGGTGCGGTCGTGACGGCCCGGGCGGGAACGGGTTCGTGCGGACGCAACAGCGGCGGCGCGCCCTCGTTCCCGTCAAACGCGATCCGCTGGATCTGCGCGCCGTACAGGCCCATCGACACAACGTACTGCGGATTGCTGCCTACGATTCGGGCGCGCGGCTTCCAACTGCCCCAGTGTTTCTGGTCGGTCGTATACAGCGGCGACCACCCGTCAGCCCCGCACGTAGCCAAGCGCAAGGTGTGCGCGGCCTGTCCATACAGCACGACCTTGCCAGTCGGCGACAGCGAGACGGCGGGAAACTCCCAACCCTGAAACGAGTCGTCGTGATACACGTCGCGTTCCGGCTGTTCGGGGAGATCATAAAGCTGCTCGCCGTCGTAGCAGCGCACGGCGCACCACTTGGTCAACCACCATGGATCGCGCCGCGCGGTGTTGACGTTGGTGGCATAGGCGATCCACAGCCGACCTTGTAGGTCTGCCGTGAGCGCGGGCTGGAGCGCTTGGTAGCCACCCGAGCTCACCTTGACCGGCGCGCCGGGCTCGTCGATCCGCTGGATGTATACATCGTAGTGACCATCTTGATACGCATCATACGCACACCACACCACTCCGCCCGGCGTCACGGCAAGGGCGGGTCGGCATGCCCAGTCCGACGCCGCGGCAATCGACACGGGCACCGTCCATGCACCGCCGACTCGGCTGGCCACCATTAGCCGGGTGGCCGACGCGTCCACGGCTTCGAACACGAGCCATACCCGGTTTTCGACGGCGAGCAGTCGTGGATGGAAAAGCCCCTCGTCGCTGCGCCAGATGACGGTCTCCGCGCCTAAGGATTGGCCCACAAGCTCGCGTGCGATCAAGCGGTATTCGCCGGATCGGCGGGCAGCGTGCACGCCTACGATCGTACCGTCCATCAAGGCCGCAATCGCGGGTTGACACTCGATCCCCTGATGCGCACTCCACGCGACTATATCGCCAAAGCCGCTATCGGAG
It contains:
- a CDS encoding CehA/McbA family metallohydrolase — protein: MLFAQQIVDEPDLRISVPVPVLNKTSIEPDVCLTEGGGWLIWTEQSLDGDRVCARTFSDSGFGDIVAWSAHQGIECQPAIAALMDGTIVGVHAARRSGEYRLIARELVGQSLGAETVIWRSDEGLFHPRLLAVENRVWLVFEAVDASATRLMVASRVGGAWTVPVSIAAASDWACRPALAVTPGGVVWCAYDAYQDGHYDVYIQRIDEPGAPVKVSSGGYQALQPALTADLQGRLWIAYATNVNTARRDPWWLTKWCAVRCYDGEQLYDLPEQPERDVYHDDSFQGWEFPAVSLSPTGKVVLYGQAAHTLRLATCGADGWSPLYTTDQKHWGSWKPRARIVGSNPQYVVSMGLYGAQIQRIAFDGNEGAPPLLRPHEPVPARAVTTAPKPRPTIQTQTGDTLSIYFGDLHAHSAYGDATNDVDEIYHRYRDAYGYDFATLTEHDYLDGIILSPSELATFWNIAARVSEDGRFIAMYGYEWTSPAIAEHAAEGIRVGEGHRHVVCRTQDVRLASYADPGLRSGARLLERLWGEQALVIPHHTSWAGTDWNAHDPNLQRVAEICSTHGRFEYGGNLPIGYRRDHIHPDKFVLDALAMGHRLGFVGGSDSHGLRWHATEPEGRDSYVPAGTRVGWKEDAYRTGMTAVLASDLTRDAIFDAIWQRRCYATSGVPIVLNFRVNDHLMGSELATSTPPRLTVAVKGTAGLQAVDIIRSGHPFGGMQFVPGADISSVEFELFDRIIIPGEHHYYYARVTQSDGNMAWSSPIWVDYVTHR